Within the Gemmatimonadaceae bacterium genome, the region TGATCTGGGTGTCGGAGATAGGGCGCGGGGTCGCGTTCACGATCGGGCCGGCGCTGGTGAAGGCAGCGGGTTAGCCGCGCCGGTTGATCCCTTCATCGAACGCACTCCAAGCGAGCATGGCGCATTTCACGCGGGCCGGGAACCTCGAGACTGCTGAGAGCGCGCGCATCTTGAGCATCGCCGCGGATCATCTCCCGGTACCGCTCGCGCATCGTCTCGATCTCGGCGGCGGTATTCCCCTTGATGAGCTGAGTCATCATTGAGGCTGCTGACTGGGAGATGGCGCAGCCGCAGCCGGAGAATTTCACGTCGCTCACGCGGTCGCCGTCGAATGAGAGATGGAGGTCAATCTCGCCGCCGCAGTGCGGGCGCTTCATGGTGACCGTCTCGTGGCGCGATTCGATCGTACCATATGTTTTGCGGTCGGCGGTAGTGGTCGAGGATGAGCTCCTGTTACATTGCTTGGAGCGCGGCGGAGTTATTTGACCCGGCGAGACTGAAGATGGAGCGAGCCTTGTGGAGCCCGGCGACGAGGGCGTCGAGGTCGGACTCGTCGTTGTAGTTGTAGAAGGACGTTCGCGCCGTGACGGGGACTTCGAGGCGGGACCACATCGAATTCGATCCCGAAT harbors:
- a CDS encoding iron-sulfur cluster assembly scaffold protein, encoding MESRHETVTMKRPHCGGEIDLHLSFDGDRVSDVKFSGCGCAISQSAASMMTQLIKGNTAAEIETMRERYREMIRGDAQDARALSSLEVPGPREMRHARLECVR